Genomic segment of Pseudomonas sp. CCI4.2:
CGTGCTGTAATCGCGTCAGCCAATTCCTTGTGCAACGGCAAGGTCTTGCCCAACTCCTGCGGCGCCGCCGACGACACCTCGAACGACACCGCCAACAATGTCCCTAACGCGGGCAACATTTGCTCGATGAACTGGTTATGGCTGGCCGCCAGCACCGCCTCATGAAAACGTTGGTCGGCGCGGTTGTAATCGCCCTTGTCGTCCAGCGAAGCCTCAAGTGCGCGGTACGCCTCCTGAATGTCAACAATCTGCAGCGGGCTCGCACGTTCACAGGCCCAGCGCACAGCCATGGGTTCAATGGTGCGTCGCAAATCCAACAGGTCCATGACGAAATTTTCCGGCAAGCCTTTCTTTGCCAGCCAACCCACCACCTGCGGATCAAACAAATTCCAACTGCGTATCGGCATCACCCGAGTCCCGACTTTGGGCCCCACTTCCAAAATGCCCTTGGCCACCAGCGTCTTGATTGCCTCGCGGATCACCGTTCGGCTGACCCCTAATTCCTCACACAACGCGGCCTCAACCTTGAGCGTCTGCCCTGGCAACACATGGCCCGCAGCAATCCAGGTGCCCAGCCAATCCACGGTCGACGCATGATAATTACTGCTCATCCCCAGCGCCTCTGTCTGCGGCTATTTCCGCAAATTGAGGCTAATCATCATACGATTAGCTGTCAAACGACTATGCTGCCTTGGCTGAGTATCTTTGACGCCACATCCATCACTGCCCAACACTAAATAGTATTACCATTAATTTTTCAAGTACTGCTTTTTGGGCTATAAATGGCAATTAGTGAATTTTACCGAGCCGAATAGTCTGATTAATAGGCGCTGCGACAGGGAGGCGGATATTCATTCTGTGGGAGCAGGCTTGCCTGCGAAGAGGCCCGTCATCGCGCCGCTGATGTCGACCTGAATCCTGAGTCGCTTGCATTGACGCTTTCGTTGGCAAGCCAACTCCCACGGAGACTTTTGGCAGACATGGAATAGTAGGCACTGAACATCTGATCGCAGCAGCCTTCGGCAGCCCCTACAGAGGTTTTGATCTGTTTTTGGATTTTTCATAGAAGGAGTTGCCCACCCAGAAACCGATACACCGTCAGGAAAACTGCGCTTTTCAAACCCTACTCTGTTCAAAAATAAAAAAGGAAAGGTAGCTATGATGCATCGCACACTCACCCTCAGCGGCCTCAGACTGTCCTTGATGATCGCCACACTTTCTGCTCACGCCGCTGGACTGACCAGCGAACACAGCGCCTTCGGCACCACTTCGGACGGCGCGCCCATCGAAAAATACACCCTGCGCAACAGCCACGGCATGCAAGCCAGCATCATTACTTGGGGCGGCGTTCTGCAATCGCTGATGGTCCCGGATAAAAACGGCAAAGCCGATGACGTGGTGTTGGGCTTTGACGATATTCAGGGCTATCAAGCCAACCCCACGGTCTACTTCGGCGCGACGATCGGTCGCTTTGGCAACCGCATCGCCGGGGGCAAATTCTCTCTGGACGGCAAGCAGTACCAAGTGCCCACCAATGACGGCCCGAATTCGCTGCACGGCGGCAGCCAAGGCTTCGATAAACGCGTCTGGAAAGCCGAGGCCAGCAAGGAAAAAGGCTGGGTAGGCGTGACACTGACCTACACCTCCCCAGATGGCGAAATGGGCTTTCCCGGCACATTGGAAACCCACGTCACCTACAGCCTTAACGAGAAAAACGAGCTGCGCATTCAGTACCGCGCCACCACCGACAAACCCACTGTGCTTAACCTGACCAACCACAGTTACTTCAACCTGGCTGGCGCGGGCAGCGGCGACGTTCTAAAACAAGTCGCCACGGTGTACGCAAGCACGTACACACCGGTCAACAGCACGCTGATCCCTACTGGGGAGTTGGCACCCGTGGCAGGAACCCCGATGGACTTCCTCCACCCCACGGCGTTCGGCAAAAACATTCACGCCGACCATCCGCAGTTGAAATTCGCCGAGCCCAAGCAAGGTGGTTTTGACTTCAACTGGGTACTGGACACCAAAGGCAACGTCGGCAAACTGGCCGCCGAAGTGCGCGACCCGCAATCTGGACGGCACTTGCAGCTCTACACCACTGAACCCGGCGTTCAGCTCTATACCGGCAACTTCCTCGACGGCACCGTCAAAGGCAAGGCTGGCAAGGTTTACCCACATTGGGGCGCGTTTACCCTGGAAACCCAGCACTACCCAGATGCGCCTAACCAGCCTAACTTCCTGAGCACCCGCCTGGACCCTGGCAAGGTTTACACCCAGACCACGCTGTTCAAGTTCTCAAATAAATGAGAGTCGATAGATAAGCGTGAACTTAGGCATCGGGGTTTATTCACCCCGGTGCCTTTATGTACGTACCAGCAGCTTCGCGGCCAGAAATCGGTGATCCGCCGAAAATAGCCGTCGGTACGTGAGCAACACCGCGAGCACCGTGCCCAAACCAGACGCGGCCGCGATCAAAAACATGATGATGATTTGATAACGCACCGCCTGAATCGGCGATTGGCCCGCCAGCACCTGGCCGGTCATCATCCCCGGCAGGCTGACAAGTCCGACCACGGTCATTTGATTCAGCGTCGGTATCATTCCGGCCCGTACCGCCTGCCGCGCGGGACCTTGCGCTGCTTCCCAGCGCGATGCGCCCAGCGCCAGGCTCATCTCTACTACCGTACGTCCGGCCGTCAATTCCTGTGTCATTCGGTCGATGCCCAACGAAACACCGGTCAGGGTGTTACCGAGAATCATGCCGAGAATCGGGATCGCGTATTGCGGTTCATACCAGGGATGAATCCGGATAATCGCGAACAAACCCACTGCCGTCACCAGCCACGAACTGAGCCAGATCGACACGATGCTGTCGAGGCGCTGGCCCACGTAAGTGCGTCTGCCGCGCTCCGACGCCGACAGCCCGGCAATCAAGGTCATCGCGGCCATTAATGGCAACACCACGTACCACTCGCCATGGCCGAAGACCCAGCCCAGTACGTAACCAATGGCCAGTAATTGCACCACCGTACGAACCGCCGCCACAGCCAACTTACGCTCCAGGTTGAGTTTCAACAGCAACGACAACACGCCGTTAATCAGGATCAGTGAGGACGCAATGCCGATGTCCAGCAGCGACAGGTTTTGATAATCCATCACGGGGTTTCCTCGCTCAATGTGCCGGCCAGCATCGTCAGTTGACGCCCGCTCATGCGCTGCGCCTGCGCTTGATCGTGGGACACCCATAAATAGGCGCGGCCATTGTCGTTCGTCGCGTTGAACCACGCCGTGACCAGCGCTTCGATCTCTTGCGAAGACTCCGGGTCCAACGCAGCAGTGGGTTCGTCGAGCAGCAGCACATCGGGTTGCAATTGCAGCACCCTGATCAACGCCGCAATTTGCGCCTCCCCGCCGGATAACTCACTCGACTGTTTGTCGAGAAAACTATCGTCCCTCCCCGCCTGTTTCGCCAACCGCACCGCCGCGTCGCGATCAAAGTGCAGGTCGTTGTAAACCTTCAGGCTGAACGGGTAGCGCAGGTTGTCTTCGACCGTACCTTCCAACATCGCCGGACGCTGGGCGATGTAGCTGACATGACGTCGAAAGGCCGGAATTGCGGCGCCACTTACCCGCGTGTTGCGCCAAAAGATTTGGCCGGCATCCAGTGAATCCAACAACGCCAAGGCACGAAGAAAGACGCTTTTTCCCGACCCCGACGGCCCGGTCACCGCCACCCGGTCACCTGCGGCCAAGCTGAAGTCCACGCAATTGAGCAAATGGGTTTTGCTTTTTGCGTTATACCGGACCAGCCCGGTGGCGTTGAGAAGTATCTGCCGAGGCGTGGCCGGCGTTGGTTTGGGGGGAGAAAGCGTCATTGGATTACGGGTTCTCTGAAGTTACCGGTGAGGGTCGCAGCATAAGCGATGGCAGGCGTCTTTAGGAGTCAACGTGTTGGCGATGCATCCGCTACGGTGTGTCGGATACACCGCCTCGCGAACAGGTTCGTTCATACAGATTTTGACGATCCGCAGATTTCTATAGAAGCCGTCGAAGGCGGCGATGAGTGCTCGCGCTTATTATTTTGGGTCTGCCGAAGTCTCTGTGTGGCTTGCCAACGAAAGCGTTAATACACACGATTCAGGTTTCAGGTCGACATCCGCGGCGCGATTACGGGCGTCTTCGCAGGCAAGCCTACTCCCACAGTATCTGCAGCTGCTTGCTAACAACCGCGTCAACGAAATCCCAGAGCGGCACCGGCTTCGTAGCCTTCGGCAGCTCCTACAGGGGGGCGGGGTTCGGCGCGGTTTTTTGTTTGAATTGGATACGTTCCGCAAGGTCAAGAATCGCCTTCAGAACGTCGGACGGCGCCTCCTGCGGGATGTTGTGCCCGACCCCGCTCAGGATTCGCCGCTCGTAGAAGTCTGAAAACTGATTTGCATCGCCATCAATCTCGGGGGGCGGCCCGACGCCGTCATCGCGCCCACACAACGAAATCGTCGGCACGCCAATCATCGGCTGGGTAGCCAGCTGGGTTTCAATGGGCTCAAGGGCCGGATCGCCTTCCGTGTAGCCGTACCGATGCCGATAGGAATGAATTACAACGTCCACGAAGTCAGGATTGTCGAACGACTGCGCCGTCCGCTCAAACGCTGCCTCACTGAACACCCAAGGAGGCGACCACAGTTGCCATAACAAACGGCAAAACGCTTTGCGATTGGCTTCAAGTCCGGCTCGCCCACGTGGGCTATGGAAATAATATTGATACCAATAACGGTGCTCGGACTTCGGGTCTTGGGGTTGGGAGGAACCGGGGATGTCTTGGATGTTGTAGCCGTCGCCAGTGACCAACGCATTAACCCGTGACGGCCAAAGTGCGGCGACGACGCACGCCGCGCGCCCTCCCCAGTCATATCCCACCAGCGTAGCCTTCGCGATGCCAAGAGCATCCATCAGCTCCAGCAGGTCTTTACCCAGCGCAGCTTGTTGGCCGGAACGCAGGGTCTCGAGAGAAAGAAACCGCGTCGGACCGTATCCACGGAGGTAGGGAACGATGACTCGAAATCCCTTGTCGACTAACAGGGGGGTAAGTTCGTCGTAGCCTCGTGGATCATAAGGAAAGCCGTGCAACAACATCACCACCGCGGCACCCCTGTCTCCATGGGTTTCATAAGCCACTTCGAGCGTTGGGGTACGGATGAATTGGATGTTCGGTGTGGTCATAAGGGATGCCTTATCGACGAGAAAGGCCGCCTTTTTACGTAATATCCCGATAAATACAGGGGCCAATTCTGTAAAGCTCGGGTAAAGCTCGTTCCCTTATCCGGCGTTTTGGATTAATTATTATCAATCGCTTTACGATCCATCCGGAGTACGTCATGAGCAACATTCAAATCGGTATGTTTGCCTTGTTCGCCATAGCGGTGTTGGGAGCGCTCAATTTTTACTTGGACTTCCTGCGTACCAGCAAGCCCAAGAAAGACAAAATAAGCGCCCCCAAGTCCTGATATCCGGTTCAGCCCAGAAATGGCAACACGTGCTCCAACAGCAGTTCGGGTGCTTCTTCGGCGATGTAGTGCCCTGCGGCCACAGGTTCACCCCGCACATCGGTGGCGACGAGTTGCCATTCCTTGAGTGGATCAAAGCAACGCCCGACGATCCCTTCCTCACCCCACAGCACCATAAGCGGCAGCACTAGCCGGTTGCCCGCAGCCATGTCGGCACGGTCATGATCAAGGTCAATGCTGGCGCTGGCCCGATAGTCCTCGCAAACGCCTCGCGCGGCGCCCGGCAGTTTCAGGCAGCGCAGGTATTCGCCAAACGCTTGGTCGGTAAATGGCGCCATGCCCGCGCTACGGCTGCCCATGACGCTGCGCAGAAACTGTTCGGGATCGGCTTCGATCAACGTTTCCGGTAGCGGTGCCGGGCGGATCAGAAAAAACCAATGCCAATAGGCGCGGGCGAACGCCTCGTTGGTTTGGCTGTACATCGCCAGCGTCGGCGCGATGTCCAGCAGTACCATGCGGTTTACCGTGTGTGGATGATCCAGCGCCAACCGATGGGCAACCCTGGCGCCACGGTCGTGGGCCAACACCGAAAATGTTGAAAAGCCTAGTTCACGCATCAACTCAACGTTGTCGCGGCCCATTTCGCGCTTGGAATAAAGGCGGTGTTCGGGGTCGGCCAATGGCTTGCTGCTGTCACCGTAGCCACGCAAGTCAGCCGCGACCACGGTGAATTGTTTGGCCAGGGTTTCGGCGACTTTGTGCCAGATCACGTGGGTTTGCGGATGGCCGTGCAGCAACAACAGACCGGGGCCAGAGCCTCCAATGCGGTAGGCAATTTCAACACCGTTGACCTTACAGACCTTCTTTTCGAATCCAGCGAACATGGATGTCTCCTTATGATTATTGAAGACATCCTAGTTCGTTGTGCGTTCACGGCAAGGCGCAAAGCGTGGGGACCCCGTTCATGAAGTGTGTTTGCCTGGCACAGCCATTCGCAATTGGACCCGCCGATTCACTCGGAATTGGCTATTCGAAACTGCTGTCGAGGACGGTACTGTGACGCCCGACAAACAGTCGATCACCTTTGGAGACAACGAAATGAACAGCCGAATTGAATGGGGGAAAATGGCACCGGAGGCGTTGAAGGCGTTAATGGGGCTGGAGCAGGCCGTGGGTAAGTGTGGGCTGGAAAGTTCGTTGCTGGAACTGGTTCGCCTTCGTGCTTCGCAACTCAATGGCTGTGCTTATTGCGTGGACATGCACGCCAGCGATGCACGCAAAGCCGGTGAAACTGAAGCGCGCTTGCAAACGCTATGCGTCTGGAAAGAAACGGCGTTCTTCACGCCCCGTGAACGCGCCGCACTGGCGTGGGTCGAGAGCTTGACGCTGTTGTCCGTTCAGCATGCGCCGCAGGATCAATACCAGGCGCTGCTGGAGTATTTCAGCGAAGCCGAAGTGGTCAACCTGACGCTGGCGATTGCCACGATCAATGCCTGGAACCGTTTCGGCGTTGGTTTTGCGATGGTTCCGGCTTAGATGGTTCCGGCTTAAATGTAGGAGACCTCGGAACTTCATCTCAAACCTTAAGCATCCGACCACCCAACGCCACACCCAGCAGCAACACGGCGATGCACAAAAATGCCAGGTTCAAGCTGCTGGCGTGGGCGATGAAACCGATAACCGCCGGGCCCGCAAGAATGCCGCCGTAGCCCAGCGTGGTCACGGCAGGAACCGCTACATGTTCCGGCATGACGGTTTGTCGCCCGATGGCGCTGTAAAGCACTGGCACGATATTCGAGCACCCAACGCCCACCAACGCGTAGCCCAGCAACGTCGCTTCCCAGGCGGGAATAAGTGTCGCCAGCGTCAATCCCGCCGACGCGAACAGCCCCCCAAGAATGATCACCTGATTGGCCCCGACCCGACGCACGATGGCATCACCCGAGAGACGTCCGACGGTCATGGTCAGGGCAAATACCGCATAACCCAAACCGGCATAAGCCGGGTCAACGCCACGCATCGAACTCAGGAACACCGCGCTCCAATCCAGCATCGCGCCTTCGGTCAGGAACACCGTCAGGCATAACAGACCGATAAACAGCACGATGCCGTGGGGAATGGCGAACGCCGGACCTTTGCTCTCGCTGCCGTAGGTGAGGAAGTGCGGCGAGGCCTTAATCAGCGCGATGAGGATGATCGCCACCACCGCCCCCATGGCGATCAACGGGGAGGCGCCAACACTGAGCAACCCACTGACACTGGCTGCACCGGCAATCCCGCCGAGACTGAACAGGCCATGAAAGCCCGACATCATGGTTTTACCGCTGGCCCTCTCAACCATAATCGCCTGAATATTCACCGTGCAATCCAACGCGCCCATGCTGGCACCGAATACGAACAGGGTCGCGATCAGCAGCGGCAGGCTGGAGACCGTCGCCAATAATGGCAGACATAGGCAGATCAGTACGCTGGACAGGATCAAGACAATGCGGCAACCAAAACGCCCGGCGAGTATTCCAGCCAAGGGCATGGCGATGATCGAGCCGACACCCAGGCAGAGCAGCAATAGCCCGAGGGTGCCGTCGTTCAGATCGACGCGGGCCTTGGCATAAGGCACCAATGGCGCCCATGCGGCGACGCCAAAACCGGCAATAAAAAAAGCGATTCGGGTGGAAAGCTGCTCGCGTCGGGCGCTGATGGCCGGCGCAGCGATGTTGATAGAAGTCATGCAGCGTCCTTCGAAACGTCAGGCGGGTACAACCCGGCAATCGAAGCAGCCTAACAAAGGTGGCGGCGTATCCAAATGTTTTGCGTTGTTTTAAAAATCCAAACGACTCTGTAGGAACCAACTTGTTGGCGAGGCGGCGTATCAGACATATCTCGTCAAACCCCTCGCCAACAAGTTGGCTCCTTGTACAGAGAAGGGTGCGGGGTTACGCCACCCAAGGCGACTTGCGGATGATGTCGACGAAGTTCATTGGTTTGAACTTAGGATCAAGGTCCACCAGCACGTCAGCGTTGACGGTACCAAATGTGGTGTCTGGCTTGTCTTTGAAGCCATCGGCGAACGCACAGATGATGCATTCCTTGAAGCCTTCGCCACGAGGATGCGCATGCACCACGGCGTCACGCTGTTCGGTGGAGAACGCAGCGTATTCCATACCCAGTACGTCCATTTCGACCCCTGCCGTCACCAACGCCACGTTCGGACGCAAATGACGCACGACGTTCGGTGTGGTGTGCAGGGCAATTGATAACCAGACCTGCTCCATGTCGCCTTCCGACAAGCCAAACGGCTTCACGAAGGCGCGGGCGGCGTTAGCGCTGTCGACTTCAAAACGCTCGTCAGCGCTGCGATGGCCTTCCACCAAACCGAGGTCATGGAACATGGCGCCGACATACAGTTGTTCGGCATCGTACTTGAGCCCTTGGCGTTCACCGCTCAATGCGCCGAACAAGAAAACCCGGCGGGAGTGGTGATACAACAGGTCAGGTTCGTTATCACGAATGTATTCTGTGGTGGCTTTGGCCAGGGCGCTGTCAGGGATCTTAATACCGGCAATGTGGGTGGTCATGGTGACGTTCCTCAGGCTATCGCACCTGTATGGCGCGGCTGAAACAAGTCTCTGCCCGTGGGGGCTTGGCCACAATCGGCGCGAGGTCACGTTATCTGCCAAACGTCCGTCATATCCTGCCACCTGGGATCGGCTAGACTACGCGCCGCTTCTGACTCAGCTAAAACCGGCGTTGCGAGGAAATCGCGCGACAAATAAGAATTGAAAAGACGTGAGGAAGTTGTGTCAAAAGGCATTGCGCTGTCGGTTCTGGCCTCGATCCTGTTCGCGGTCATGTATTTTTACACCTCACTCCTCAAGCCCCTGAGCGGCAGCGAAATCTTCGGCTGGCGTATGCTGCTGACGGTGCCGTGCGTGACGCTGTTCATGCTTTCCAGCGGCGACTGGCGGCTGGTGCGCGACATCGCCACACGCTTGCGGCAGTCACCCATTCTGTTAACCAGCATGCTGCTGTCATCGCTTTTACTGGGCGTGCAACTCTGGCTGTTTATGTGGGCGCCGTTGCATGGACGCAGCATGGACGTGTCGCTGGGCTATTTTCTATTACCGCTGACGATGATCGTTACCGGCCGCATCGCCTATGGGGAACACCTGTCACGCCTGCAAACTATCGCCGCGTGTTGTGCGCTGGTGGGGGTTGGCAACGAGCTGTACCGCGTGGGCAGCTTTTCCTGGGAAACGCTGTTGGTCGCATTGGGTTATCCGTTTTATTTCGTTTTGCGGCGCAGGCTGGGCACCGATAACCTCGGCGGCCTGTGGTTCGACATGGCGCTGATGCTGCCGGTCAGTCTGTGGTTCATCGTCAACGGCAACCCCAGCGCCCTCTCCCACTCTGCGCGTTTGTATCTGTTGATTCCGGTCCTGGGCATGATCAGCGCGTCGGCGCTGTGCAGTTACATCATCGCCAGCCGCCTGTTGCCCTTCAGCCTGTTCGGGCTTTTGAGCTACGTTGAACCGGTGCTGTTAGTCGGCGTGGCCTTGCTGCTGGGGGAAAGCATCCACCGCGATGAATGGTTGACCTACCTGCCGATCTGGTTTGCGGTGCTGGTGTTGGTCGCGGAAGGCAGCAAACACCTGCTGGCTCAACGCCGAAAGAATCGCGTCCGCGCCGCTCTGTAGGAGCTGGCAGTTAAGCAGTCTCGTGAACACGTTCGCTCCTACAGTTTTGCAAACCGCTCCAGCTGCATTTCCTGCAAACGGCTCAACGTGCGGCGAAAGGCGAAGGACAGGTAGCCCTCGGTGTACAACGCTTCAAGCGGCACTTGCGCCTCGACATACAGCGGTACTCGACGGTCATAGCACTCGTCGACCAGCGCAATGAAACGCCGAACACCATCGTCGTGCACCGACAATTGCGGCAGTACGCGATCACCGGCCGAGACCTGTTCTACCGCATCCTCAGTGCCGCGGGCGATTTTTCCTTCGCGCTGTTTGGCACTCAACGCCGGTACTTCGCTGATCAAAATCGCGGAAAACCGATCGCATAAATCGATGAAATCCATGGCCGCCAATGGCTGTTCGCAGACGTCGGCATAACGGCACCACAGGACTTTTTCGCTGTGGCGGATCACGTTGATGCGGCGATGACCGAACGCCACGGGCTCATTCGACGATGGCTGGCCCGCGCTCAGCTGCTCGAAGACACCGGCCAGCGCACTCACACTGCCCGGCTGACTCACCCAGTAACGCTGATGCAATTGCCCCGGATGCAGGCGGTGGTCTTCGCCGCCGTCGACGGTCACCACGGTCATGTAACGGTTAATGGCGACGATGGCCGGCTCGAAACGCTCACGGTTGTGACCGTTTTCATACAACTGCTCTGGCGGCTGGTTGGAGGTGGACACCACGACCACGCCCTCTTGAAACATCACTTGCAGCAATCCACCGAGAATGATCGCGTCGCCGATGTCGTTCACGAACAGCTCATCGAAACACAGCACCCGCACGTCTTTGGCCAGTTCTTGGGCCAGCGCCCGCAAAGGATTGGCGGTGCCGGTCAATTGGAACAGGCGCATGTGAACCCAGCGCATGAAGTGATGAAAATGCTGGCGCCGCGCGGGCAAGCTCAGGCTGTCGTAGAAACGGTCCATCAACCAGGTTTTTCCACGGCCCACCGGCCCCCACAGATAAACGCCCTGGGTCTGCGGCCGACGCTTGCCGTCGTGTAGCGCCAGGAAACAGTCTTGCAAGCACTGCGCAGCGTTTAACTGTGCAGCATCGGGGGTAAACCCTTGTTGGTCGATAGCCTGTCGATAGGCGTCCAGGGGAGAAACAATGTTCATCAAGAAATGGGCTCCTCAATCGTGATGCACGCCGGCGCGCTTAAGCATCTGCTTGCAGCGTTCGGACAAGTGAAGCACGTGCAAGTGCTTGCCGACTTTGACGTAGCGCTCACGCAAGGCCTTCAGCGCGGCGATGGCGGAGTAATCGACAAAACTCAAGCGGCGACAGTCCAGAGTCACGTGGGCGGGGTCATTGGCGGGGTCGAACTGATTGAGGAATGGTGTTGTCGAGGCGAAGAACAGCGTGCCGTGTAAGCGGTAGAGCTTGCTTCCGTCTGCTTCCAATGAACTGTCGGCATAGAGCTCGCGAGCCTGCTGCCAGGCGAAATTGAGCGCGGCAATGACGATGCCGCACAATACAGCGGTGGCCAAGTCGGTAAATACGGTGATAACCGTCACCGTTAAAATCACCAACACGTCGTTCAGCGGCACCTTGTTCAGCACCCGCAACGAGGCCCAGGCGAATGTTTGCTGCGACACGACGAACATCACCCCGACCAATGCGGCCAGCGGAATGTGCTCGATCAGCGGGGAAAGAAACAGCACGAATAACAGGATCATTACCCCAGCGACCACGCCGGAAAAACGCCCACGACCGCTGGAACTGAGGTTGATCACGGTCTGACCGATCATGGCGCATCCGCCCATGCCGCCAAAAAACCCCGAGACCATATTGGCCGCCCCCAACGCCACGCACTCTTTATCCGGGTAACCACGGCTTTCGGTGATTTCGTCGGTAAGGTTCAGCGTCAACAGGGTTTCAAGAATGCCGACCAAAGCCATCAATACGGCGTAAGGGGTCACGATGAACAGGGTTTGCAGGCTCCACGGCACTTGAGGCAGCGCCAAACCGGGCAAGCCTGCGGCAATGTGCGCCATGTCACCAAGGGTGCGGGTCGGCAGGTCAAGCAGATACACCGCCAGACCGACACCGAGGATGGCCACCAGCGCCGACGGCACGGCCTGGGTCAAACGTGGCAGCAGGTAGACGATGGCCATGGTCAATGCCACCAACCCGATCATCAAATAAAGCGCTGGACCGCTCAGCCAGGTTTCTCCGCTCTTGAATTGCTCCAACTGGGCCAAGGCGATGATGATCGCCAAGCCGTTGACGAAGCCGAGCATTACCGGGTGCGGCACCATGCGAATCAGCTTGCCCAGTCTCAGCAGGCCAAACACGATCATGATCAACCCGCCGATCACTACGGTGGCAAGCAGGTACTGCACGCCGTGTTGCACCACCAGCGCGACGATCACCACCGCCATTGATCCCGC
This window contains:
- a CDS encoding FadR/GntR family transcriptional regulator, with the protein product MSSNYHASTVDWLGTWIAAGHVLPGQTLKVEAALCEELGVSRTVIREAIKTLVAKGILEVGPKVGTRVMPIRSWNLFDPQVVGWLAKKGLPENFVMDLLDLRRTIEPMAVRWACERASPLQIVDIQEAYRALEASLDDKGDYNRADQRFHEAVLAASHNQFIEQMLPALGTLLAVSFEVSSAAPQELGKTLPLHKELADAITARDAARGVWACMSLIEQATVTISRYYAAHKSDAGFEKSQLQPS
- a CDS encoding aldose epimerase family protein, producing the protein MHRTLTLSGLRLSLMIATLSAHAAGLTSEHSAFGTTSDGAPIEKYTLRNSHGMQASIITWGGVLQSLMVPDKNGKADDVVLGFDDIQGYQANPTVYFGATIGRFGNRIAGGKFSLDGKQYQVPTNDGPNSLHGGSQGFDKRVWKAEASKEKGWVGVTLTYTSPDGEMGFPGTLETHVTYSLNEKNELRIQYRATTDKPTVLNLTNHSYFNLAGAGSGDVLKQVATVYASTYTPVNSTLIPTGELAPVAGTPMDFLHPTAFGKNIHADHPQLKFAEPKQGGFDFNWVLDTKGNVGKLAAEVRDPQSGRHLQLYTTEPGVQLYTGNFLDGTVKGKAGKVYPHWGAFTLETQHYPDAPNQPNFLSTRLDPGKVYTQTTLFKFSNK
- a CDS encoding ABC transporter permease, with protein sequence MDYQNLSLLDIGIASSLILINGVLSLLLKLNLERKLAVAAVRTVVQLLAIGYVLGWVFGHGEWYVVLPLMAAMTLIAGLSASERGRRTYVGQRLDSIVSIWLSSWLVTAVGLFAIIRIHPWYEPQYAIPILGMILGNTLTGVSLGIDRMTQELTAGRTVVEMSLALGASRWEAAQGPARQAVRAGMIPTLNQMTVVGLVSLPGMMTGQVLAGQSPIQAVRYQIIIMFLIAAASGLGTVLAVLLTYRRLFSADHRFLAAKLLVRT
- a CDS encoding ABC transporter ATP-binding protein, yielding MTLSPPKPTPATPRQILLNATGLVRYNAKSKTHLLNCVDFSLAAGDRVAVTGPSGSGKSVFLRALALLDSLDAGQIFWRNTRVSGAAIPAFRRHVSYIAQRPAMLEGTVEDNLRYPFSLKVYNDLHFDRDAAVRLAKQAGRDDSFLDKQSSELSGGEAQIAALIRVLQLQPDVLLLDEPTAALDPESSQEIEALVTAWFNATNDNGRAYLWVSHDQAQAQRMSGRQLTMLAGTLSEETP
- a CDS encoding alpha/beta hydrolase, translated to MTTPNIQFIRTPTLEVAYETHGDRGAAVVMLLHGFPYDPRGYDELTPLLVDKGFRVIVPYLRGYGPTRFLSLETLRSGQQAALGKDLLELMDALGIAKATLVGYDWGGRAACVVAALWPSRVNALVTGDGYNIQDIPGSSQPQDPKSEHRYWYQYYFHSPRGRAGLEANRKAFCRLLWQLWSPPWVFSEAAFERTAQSFDNPDFVDVVIHSYRHRYGYTEGDPALEPIETQLATQPMIGVPTISLCGRDDGVGPPPEIDGDANQFSDFYERRILSGVGHNIPQEAPSDVLKAILDLAERIQFKQKTAPNPAPL
- a CDS encoding alpha/beta hydrolase — protein: MFAGFEKKVCKVNGVEIAYRIGGSGPGLLLLHGHPQTHVIWHKVAETLAKQFTVVAADLRGYGDSSKPLADPEHRLYSKREMGRDNVELMRELGFSTFSVLAHDRGARVAHRLALDHPHTVNRMVLLDIAPTLAMYSQTNEAFARAYWHWFFLIRPAPLPETLIEADPEQFLRSVMGSRSAGMAPFTDQAFGEYLRCLKLPGAARGVCEDYRASASIDLDHDRADMAAGNRLVLPLMVLWGEEGIVGRCFDPLKEWQLVATDVRGEPVAAGHYIAEEAPELLLEHVLPFLG
- a CDS encoding carboxymuconolactone decarboxylase family protein, which codes for MNSRIEWGKMAPEALKALMGLEQAVGKCGLESSLLELVRLRASQLNGCAYCVDMHASDARKAGETEARLQTLCVWKETAFFTPRERAALAWVESLTLLSVQHAPQDQYQALLEYFSEAEVVNLTLAIATINAWNRFGVGFAMVPA
- a CDS encoding MFS transporter; amino-acid sequence: MTSINIAAPAISARREQLSTRIAFFIAGFGVAAWAPLVPYAKARVDLNDGTLGLLLLCLGVGSIIAMPLAGILAGRFGCRIVLILSSVLICLCLPLLATVSSLPLLIATLFVFGASMGALDCTVNIQAIMVERASGKTMMSGFHGLFSLGGIAGAASVSGLLSVGASPLIAMGAVVAIILIALIKASPHFLTYGSESKGPAFAIPHGIVLFIGLLCLTVFLTEGAMLDWSAVFLSSMRGVDPAYAGLGYAVFALTMTVGRLSGDAIVRRVGANQVIILGGLFASAGLTLATLIPAWEATLLGYALVGVGCSNIVPVLYSAIGRQTVMPEHVAVPAVTTLGYGGILAGPAVIGFIAHASSLNLAFLCIAVLLLGVALGGRMLKV
- a CDS encoding HD domain-containing protein yields the protein MTTHIAGIKIPDSALAKATTEYIRDNEPDLLYHHSRRVFLFGALSGERQGLKYDAEQLYVGAMFHDLGLVEGHRSADERFEVDSANAARAFVKPFGLSEGDMEQVWLSIALHTTPNVVRHLRPNVALVTAGVEMDVLGMEYAAFSTEQRDAVVHAHPRGEGFKECIICAFADGFKDKPDTTFGTVNADVLVDLDPKFKPMNFVDIIRKSPWVA
- the rarD gene encoding EamA family transporter RarD, producing MSKGIALSVLASILFAVMYFYTSLLKPLSGSEIFGWRMLLTVPCVTLFMLSSGDWRLVRDIATRLRQSPILLTSMLLSSLLLGVQLWLFMWAPLHGRSMDVSLGYFLLPLTMIVTGRIAYGEHLSRLQTIAACCALVGVGNELYRVGSFSWETLLVALGYPFYFVLRRRLGTDNLGGLWFDMALMLPVSLWFIVNGNPSALSHSARLYLLIPVLGMISASALCSYIIASRLLPFSLFGLLSYVEPVLLVGVALLLGESIHRDEWLTYLPIWFAVLVLVAEGSKHLLAQRRKNRVRAAL